A genomic segment from Actinomyces lilanjuaniae encodes:
- a CDS encoding DUF6620 family protein, translating into MSGYSAESYYRLDLPHGFSRPMNVGIPGEEMVHLHYPQVPANLPPGAAEYAQAWWQTWSPLLDGHIDVARAAEAGNIPQAEQLLYNWEQSVLRASADAHQMGDFQGGRTLVIGSDEIEGRFADVVDALREFMRVRAAGGDDSEAVGTAHLAIGDLHIDLNRFVALFLASPTVTVTAQVEEADPADLAAEAEPVGQLDASRRVPSDVPDAFNDTPWDTPWDTPRGTPRDIAADIEF; encoded by the coding sequence ATGTCCGGATACAGCGCCGAGAGCTACTACCGCCTGGACCTGCCCCACGGCTTCAGCCGTCCCATGAACGTGGGGATACCGGGGGAGGAGATGGTCCACCTGCACTATCCGCAGGTGCCCGCGAACCTGCCCCCGGGCGCTGCCGAGTACGCTCAGGCCTGGTGGCAGACCTGGAGCCCCCTGCTCGACGGGCACATCGACGTCGCCCGTGCCGCTGAGGCGGGCAACATCCCCCAGGCCGAGCAGCTGCTCTACAACTGGGAGCAGTCCGTCCTGCGGGCCAGTGCCGACGCGCACCAGATGGGTGACTTCCAGGGAGGGCGCACCCTGGTGATCGGCTCCGACGAGATCGAGGGACGCTTTGCCGACGTCGTCGACGCGCTGCGGGAGTTCATGCGGGTCCGTGCTGCTGGTGGGGACGACTCGGAGGCTGTCGGTACCGCCCACCTGGCTATCGGTGACCTCCACATCGACCTCAACCGCTTCGTGGCGCTCTTCCTGGCCAGCCCTACCGTCACGGTGACCGCCCAGGTCGAGGAGGCGGATCCGGCCGACCTGGCCGCAGAGGCGGAGCCGGTCGGCCAGCTCGACGCGTCCAGGCGCGTGCCCAGCGACGTACCGGACGCTTTCAATGACACGCCCTGGGACACGCCCTGGGACACGCCCCGGGGCACGCCCCGGGACATTGCCGCTGACATCGAGTTCTGA
- a CDS encoding HSP90 family protein codes for MAAFQVDLRGMVDLLSRNLYSGPRVYVRELLQNTVDAIAARRALDPGCPAEVTLTVADGGLTCHDTGVGLTLEEAGELLSTIGTSSKRDELGLARGDYLGQFGIGMLSCFMVSSEILVRSRSARAPDSPTVTWTGSTDGTYEVRALDPGDPTSLDHPGTSVTLTGLPGEPWLESATVRALVDEFGSLLPVEVQVRSGGGTLTRHARQAAPWELTRQEQEDWCREHLGVDPFDVIDLKVPAAGLRGIAVVVTAAHPTAGAHHTAYVRRMLVSRHAEGLAPEWAYFVRVVADASHLRLTASREQLVDDDLRCHTQEAVGQAVRAWLERLARTDPGGFAEFMAAHAVGLRSVAVSDGAMLELVVSYAPMETTLGPRTLSQLASSGQRVRFTRTVDQYRALADVAAAQGIVLVNAGYAYEEEVVSAFLARADLLGARADIALVDPGELLEAFTPCSPAEEAQALDVLVLASQAIDPQDCEVVMRRFEPTSLPALYLPDPDLAGLVAVRVSHPAASGVWSQVLGVADPLAGTRVPRLVLNRANPLIVRLVTAGADDAVVVQMLRGLYIQCLLQGRQTLGPRERSWAAETLGALLDAALPGPQP; via the coding sequence ATGGCAGCATTCCAGGTTGACCTGCGCGGGATGGTGGACCTCCTCTCGCGCAACCTCTACTCGGGCCCCCGTGTCTATGTCCGCGAGCTGCTCCAGAACACGGTGGACGCCATCGCGGCCCGGCGCGCCCTGGACCCGGGCTGCCCCGCCGAGGTCACCCTCACTGTCGCCGACGGAGGCCTGACCTGCCACGACACCGGTGTCGGGCTGACGCTGGAGGAGGCCGGAGAACTCCTGTCAACCATCGGTACCTCCTCCAAGCGTGACGAGCTGGGGCTGGCGCGTGGCGACTACCTGGGCCAGTTCGGTATCGGCATGCTGTCGTGCTTTATGGTCTCCAGCGAGATCCTGGTGCGCTCCCGGTCCGCCCGTGCCCCGGACAGCCCCACTGTGACCTGGACGGGCAGCACCGACGGGACCTACGAGGTGCGCGCCCTGGACCCTGGCGACCCCACCAGCCTGGACCATCCGGGCACCAGCGTCACGCTGACCGGCCTGCCCGGCGAGCCGTGGCTGGAGTCGGCCACGGTGCGTGCCCTGGTGGACGAGTTCGGCTCCCTGCTCCCGGTCGAGGTCCAGGTACGCAGTGGTGGGGGGACCCTCACCCGCCACGCCCGCCAGGCCGCCCCGTGGGAACTGACCCGCCAGGAGCAGGAGGACTGGTGCCGTGAGCACCTGGGGGTCGACCCCTTCGACGTCATCGATCTGAAGGTGCCTGCCGCCGGGCTGCGTGGGATCGCGGTAGTGGTGACTGCGGCCCACCCCACGGCCGGCGCCCACCACACCGCCTATGTCAGGCGCATGCTCGTCTCGCGCCACGCGGAGGGGCTGGCCCCGGAGTGGGCCTACTTCGTGCGGGTGGTGGCCGATGCCTCCCACCTGCGCCTGACCGCCTCGCGCGAGCAGCTCGTGGACGACGACCTGCGCTGCCACACCCAAGAGGCAGTCGGCCAGGCGGTGCGCGCCTGGCTGGAGCGCCTGGCGCGTACCGACCCCGGGGGCTTCGCCGAGTTCATGGCCGCCCACGCCGTGGGGCTGCGCAGCGTCGCCGTCAGCGACGGCGCCATGCTGGAGCTGGTGGTGTCCTACGCGCCGATGGAGACGACCCTGGGGCCGAGGACTCTCTCCCAGCTGGCCTCCAGCGGGCAGAGAGTCCGGTTTACCCGGACCGTGGACCAGTACCGGGCGCTGGCGGACGTAGCCGCTGCCCAGGGCATCGTCCTGGTCAACGCGGGCTACGCCTATGAGGAGGAGGTCGTCTCCGCCTTCCTGGCCCGCGCCGACCTCCTGGGTGCCAGGGCGGACATCGCGCTGGTGGACCCCGGCGAGCTGCTGGAGGCCTTCACCCCCTGCTCCCCGGCGGAGGAGGCGCAGGCCCTCGACGTCCTCGTGCTCGCTTCCCAGGCAATCGACCCCCAGGACTGCGAGGTGGTCATGCGCCGCTTCGAGCCGACCAGCCTGCCGGCCCTCTACCTGCCCGACCCTGACCTGGCCGGCCTTGTGGCCGTGCGCGTCTCCCACCCGGCGGCCTCCGGCGTGTGGTCGCAGGTCCTGGGTGTGGCTGACCCGCTCGCAGGCACCCGCGTGCCCCGCCTCGTCCTCAACCGGGCCAACCCGCTGATCGTCCGGCTGGTGACAGCAGGGGCGGATGACGCCGTCGTCGTGCAGATGCTGCGCGGCCTCTATATCCAGTGCCTCCTCCAGGGCAGGCAGACCCTGGGACCCAGGGAGCGCTCGTGGGCCGCCGAGACGCTCGGTGCCCTGCTGGACGCAGCCCTGCCGGGGCCGCAGCCATGA